In one window of Hypanus sabinus isolate sHypSab1 unplaced genomic scaffold, sHypSab1.hap1 scaffold_246, whole genome shotgun sequence DNA:
- the LOC132387974 gene encoding gastrula zinc finger protein XlCGF26.1-like, which translates to MAHQQVHTRERPFTCSVCEKRFTQLSNLQSHQRVHTGEKPFTCSVCGKGFTLSSTLLVHQRVHTGEKLFTCSDCGKGFTLSSRLLVHQQIHTGEKPFTCSVCGKRFTHLSQLQSHQRVHTGEKPFTCSECGKRFTDSSTLQRHQRVHTGEKPFTCSVCGKGFSQSSELQKHHPAHTGEKPFNCSDCGKRFTHSSTLQRHQRVHTEEKPLTCLVCGKTFTQLSHLHSHQRVHTGEKPFICSVCGKRFTQFSLLQRHQRVHTGEKPFTCSVCGKRFTHLSTLQRHQRVHTGEKPFTCSVCGKRFTHSSTLQRHQRVHTGEKPFTCSVCGKRFTHSSTLQRHQRVHTGEKSFTCSECGKRYTDSSTLQSHQRVHTGVKPFTCSVCGKRFTQLSNLQSHQRVHTGEKPFTCSECGKRFTLLSHLQRHQRIHTGEKPFTCSECGKRFTDSSTLQRHQRIHTGEKPFACSECGKRFTDSSTLQRHQRIHTGEKPFTCSECGKGFTQSSDLQKHHPVHTGEKPFTCSVCQKRFTQSSTLQSHQRVHTGEKPFTCSVCRRGFTQSYTLQSHQRDHTVEKPFTCSECGKRFTHSYNLQRHQRVHTGERPFTCSECGKGFTQSSHLQSHQRVHTGEKPFTCSVCGKGFTQSFTLQRHQRVHTRERPFTC; encoded by the coding sequence atggctcaccagcaagttcacaccagggagcggccgtttacctgctcagtctgtgagaagagatttactcagttatccaacctacagagtcaccagcgagttcacactggggagaagccattcacgtgctcagtctgtgggaaaggattcactctgtcatccactctgctggtacatcagcgagttcacactggggagaagctgttcacctgctcagactgtggaaagggattcacactgtcatcccgcctactggtacatcagcaaattcacactggggagaagccgttcacctgctcagtctgtggaaagagattcacacatTTATCCCAACTAcaaagtcaccagcgagttcacactggggagaagccattcacctgctcagaatgtgggaagagattcactgactcttccaccctacagagacatcagcgagttcacactggggagaagccattcacctgctcagtctgtgggaaaggattcagtcagtcatccgaACTGCAGAAACACCATCCAgcacacactggggagaagccgttcaactgctcagactgtgggaagagattcactcactcatccaccctacagagacaccagcgagttcacacagagGAGAAGCCATTGACctgcttagtctgtgggaagacattcactcagttatcccacctacatagtcaccagcgagttcacactggggagaaaccgttcatctgctcagtctgtgggaagagattcactcagttttccctcctacagagacaccagcgagttcacactggggagaagccgttcacatgctcagtctgtgggaagagattcactcatttatccaccctacagagacaccagcgagttcacactggggagaagccgttcacatgctcagtctgtgggaagagattcactcattcatccaccctacagagacaccagcgagttcacactggggagaagccgttcacatgctcagtctgtgggaagagattcactcattcatccaccctacagagacatcagcgagttcacactggggagaagtcattcacctgctcagaatgtgggaagagatacactgactcttccaccctacagagtcatcagcgagttcacactggggtgaagccgttcacctgctcagtctgtgggaagagattcactcagttatcaaacctacagagtcaccagcgagttcacactggggagaagccgttcacctgttcagaatgtgggaagagattcactctgttatcccacctacagagacaccagcgaattcacactggggagaagccgttcacctgttcagaatgtgggaagagattcactgactcttccaccctacagagacaccagcgaattcacactggggagaagccgttcgcctgttcagaatgtgggaagagattcactgactcttccaccctacagagacaccagcgaattcacactggggagaaaccattcacctgctcagaatgtgggaaaggattcactcagtcatctgacctgcagaaacaccatccagtacacactggggagaagccgttcacctgctcagtctgtcagaagagattcactcagtcatccaccctacagagtcaccaacgagttcacactggggagaagccgttcacctgctcagtctgtcggaggggattcactcagtcatacaccctacagagtcaccagcgagatcacactgtggagaagccgttcacctgctcagaatgtgggaagagattcactcactcttacaacctacagagacaccagcgagttcatactggggagaggccattcacctgctcagaatgtgggaagggattcactcagtcatctcacctacagagtcatcagcgagttcacactggggagaagccgttcacctgctcagtctgtgggaagggattcactcagtcattcaccctacagagacatcagcgagttcacactagagagaggccattcacctgctga